The Temnothorax longispinosus isolate EJ_2023e chromosome 4, Tlon_JGU_v1, whole genome shotgun sequence genome has a window encoding:
- the Prd1 gene encoding uncharacterized protein Prd1 isoform X2 — translation MPQRPMSVNPSGTVLSLHLRSSSVSSSLASPGDSGVAFDSDMDIANETDGSSYKEEDYPMDDIPKYRNNRYKTIINNRMEDNKNFGSSDSSEDGKTPTQSPAITKFQAAMMTKNDIVNQNVTRKLDDNEINCSSLETLKDYEFYNKSLGETKLDKTNKIDNGVKDFSKRSPYYSDSPAYSFKKNVDPRNSYLINNDTNLLELSMTISDCDNMDASYGILNTINMTDTSILSSSSSEGIVQRRQRKKKRGESKKRVSFHEDILKTMKLEDDENFADFSMSFLLPSSVLKRDAQKGRYSWCAHGDSPYMQKNMNAGRNVHSDCYSFSSSSSSAFDGDGTDKELSKLCIDMPCQRNCRCNCNLSLSERGAPEGQEDPGKSLRPKMEIELGENEAQEAYIVEKAYGNIVEDPPSKLEMPQSVNPKKYASSNDWSDADSVTSELDERKSNRHLVSPSKKRNMTAILTGESSSKLLAPPLRQAPSKTSLLSRFLKSITERKFEVKKNKKSPKTNTLYIKGIKMSYDSFKDFNDNLDKEIQENVAAEKQEFSGEKVSLKLRELFKRHIYRDKTEELYKVYKVRSSYMTNGESKPMIALLTDKTLYLTSSKIDHSYSNQFVIPYNELDVIMIGPNAQSILISNADCEMQYLFSTGSSQTTSELIGHLEMAMRRSPTKPKLPAVKELNYEDMHILRNSILTDTAVHPDEKIEHYSLIYMEDEHISPPSTPCGPMKEGDLMFRPHTYQHLHPNAPTNPWEAGYFVLKGGVVYMFTDSNQRLPKRAIPLKGGLCQGCRRIPNSHRPHTFEILLKPNKSYQFAAPDEYVASEWLQSFVQSASGLFDSTEKREPLPCTLVTTTKHLVAMKEVHPGTQRGQTLSCASIKDLAAFRVPLVQQSWCILEFACREVHESSGDWVIYFTNYIELCAFKEVLETLWTDANLGEFPIATLPPEDKLQRRCSDASRDLEHAWRYLLPPALE, via the exons GAGGATTATCCAATGGATGATATTCCTAAATATCGGAATAATAGGTACAAGACGATTATCAACAATCGCATGGAGGACAATAAGAATTTTGGATCTAGTGATTCAAGCGAGGACGGTAAAACGCCGACACAATCACCGGCGATTACTAAATTTCAAGCTGCTATGATGacaaaaaatgatatagtTAATCAGAATGTAACGCGAAAGCTGGAtgacaatgaaataaattgctCTAGTTTAGAAACTCTTAAAGACTACGAATTCTACAACAAGAGTCTGGGTGAGACAAAATTGGATAAAACGAACAAAATTGATAATGGCGTAAAAGATTTCAGTAAGAGAAGCCCCTACTACAGCGACAGTCCTGCTTATAGCTTTAAGAAGAACGTAGATCCTCGTAATtcttatctaataaataacgatacgAATCTATTAGAGCTGAGCATGACAATCTCTGACTGTGACAACATGGATGCGTCTTATGGCATTCTGAACACGATCAATATGACCGACACCAGCATTCTATCTTCCTCCAGTTCAGAAGGCATTGTACAACGTAGGCAGCGCAAAAAGAAGCGGGGCGAAAGCAAGAAGCGAGTCAGTTTTCACGAAGATATTCTGAAAACAATGAAGCTGGAAGATGACGAGAATTTTGCCGATTTCTCCATGAGTTTCTTGCTGCCTAGTTCCGTTCTAAAGAGGGACGCTCAGAAAGGCAGATACAGTTGGTGCGCGCACGGAGATTCGCCGTATATGCAGAAGAACATGAATGCCGGCAGGAACGTGCACTCGGACTGCTACTCGttctcgtcgtcatcgtcgagCGCCTTCGACGGCGATGGAACCGATAAGGAATTGTCGAAACTATGTATCGACATGCCGTGTCAGCGCAATTGCAGGTGCAATTGCAATTTATCGTTGTCGGAGCGCGGAGCGCCGGAGGGTCAAGAGGATCCGGGCAAGAGTCTGAGGCCTAAGATGGAAATAGAATTGGGAGAGAATGAGGCCCAGGAAGCCTACATCGTCGAAAAGGCGTACGGTAACATCGTCGAGGATCCACCATCTAAGCTGGAGATGCCGCAGTCGGTGAATCCGAAGAAATATGCCAGTTCGAACGATTGGTCGGACGCGGACAGCGTGACATCCGAGTTGGATGAACGCAAGAGTAATCGACACTTGGTCTCACCGTCGAAGAAACGCAATATGACGGCGATACTAACGGGTGAGAGTAGCAGTAAGCTTTTGGCGCCGCCTTTGCGTCAGGCACCGTCGAAGACGTCGTTACTGAGCAGATTTCTAAAATCGATCACCGAGAGAAAGTTCGAGGTGAAGAAGAACAAGAAATCACCGAAGACGAATACTTTATACATCAAAGGAATCAAGATGAGCTACGATTCTTTCAAAGATTTTAACGATAATCTCGATAAAGAGATCCAAGAGAACGTGGCTGCCGAGAAGCAGGAATTCAGCGGCGAGAAAGTAAGCCTAAAGCTACGTGAACTTTTCAAGAGACATATCTATCGTGACAAAACGGAGGAGCTATATAAAGTATACAAAGTGCGAAGTTCATACATGACAAATGGCGAGAGCAAGCCGATGATCGCGTTATTGACGGACAAAACGCTATATCTAACTAGTTCGAAAATCGACCATTCGTATAGTAATCAGTTCGTTATTCCTTATAATGAACTAGATGTTATTATG ATCGGCCCGAATGCACAgagtattttaatttccaaCGCCGATTGCGAAATGCAATATCTATTTTCCACTGGCAGCTCGCAAACTACCTCAGAATTAATCGGCCACTTAGAGATGGCCATGAGACGATCGCCGACAAAACCAAAACTTCCTGCTGTTAAAGAACTGAATTACGAAGATATGCACATTCTGAGGAATTCAATTCTTACTGATACAGCCGTGCATCCC GATGAGAAAATAGAACATTACAGTCTTATTTATATGGAAGACGAACATATTTCGCCGCCTAGTACCCCGTGTGGGCCAATGAAAGAGGGCGATCTCATGTTCCGGCCACATACTTACCAGCACTTGCATCCGAACGCACCCACGAATCCCTGGGAAGCCGGCTATTTCGTTCTGAAAGGCGGAGTGGTTTATATGTTCACGGATTCGAATCAACGGCTTCCCAAGCGTGCTATACCGTTAAAAGGCGGCTTATGCCAAGGTTGCAGAAGGATTCCCAATTCTCATCGACCGCACACTTTCGAAATACTGCTGAAGCCCAACAAGTCGTACCAATTTGCTGCCCCGGATGAATACGTTGCTTCTGAATGGTTACAGAGCTTCGTTCAGAGCGCATCGGGTCTATTCGATAGTACGGAAAAGAGAGAGCCATTACCTTGCACCCTTGTCACGACTACGAAACACTTAGTGGCGATGAAAGAGGTCCATCCCGGCACGCAGAGAGGCCAAACACTCTCGTGCGCTTCCATCAAGGATCTAGCGGCATTTAGAGTGCCGTTGGTACAACAATCGTGGTGTATACTG GAATTCGCATGTCGGGAGGTGCACGAAAGTAGCGGCGATTGGGTCATATACTTCACGAATTATATTGAGCTCTGTGCTTTTAAAGAGGTCTTGGAGACATTGTGGACAGACGCAAACTTG GGTGAGTTTCCTATTGCAACACTTCCACCGGAGGATAAATTACAGCGACGTTGCTCGGATGCCAGCAGGGACTTGGAACACGCCTGGCGGTACTTGCTGCCACCAGCTTTAGAATAA